A window from Salvia miltiorrhiza cultivar Shanhuang (shh) chromosome 2, IMPLAD_Smil_shh, whole genome shotgun sequence encodes these proteins:
- the LOC131010434 gene encoding peroxisomal membrane protein 11A — protein sequence MDSNPDRKPPNPNSPPKSAPKNQKDFLIHLEIYLAKRDGVDKLLKISRYAAKIALASSLLRHQKPLAARLKSFESSVGVSRKAFRLGKFVQDVNALRAIHFASHSRLNLIPSAVAYGGEGFYYFIEQLVWLGKAGLIDKRHLQALQKWSAWCEFVGYFGSVSLKVMELREIEVEERCTASSVDVAVVRGIKCVEEQEKLRKLREKKVMKRLSVVQDLADGLMALADIRDGGGGVLASPLLLSSAGMLSALISTHKNWVSC from the coding sequence ATGGATTCAAACCCCGATCGCAAACCCCCGAACCCCAATTCTCCCCCGAAATCCGCACCCAAGAACCAGAAGGATTTCTTAATCCACCTCGAAATCTACTTGGCCAAGCGCGACGGCGTCGACAAGCTGCTCAAAATCTCGCGCTACGCCGCCAAGATCGCCCTCGCCTCCTCCCTCCTCCGCCACCAGAAGCCGCTCGCCGCCCGCCTCAAATCCTTCGAGTCGAGCGTCGGCGTCAGCCGTAAGGCCTTCCGCCTCGGCAAGTTCGTCCAAGACGTCAACGCTCTCCGCGCGATCCATTTCGCGTCTCACTCCCGCCTGAATTTGATCCCCTCCGCAGTTGCCTACGGCGGCGAGGGCTTCTACTATTTCATCGAACAGTTGGTGTGGCTGGGGAAGGCCGGTCTGATCGACAAGAGGCATTTGCAGGCGCTGCAGAAATGGAGTGCGTGGTGCGAGTTCGTCGGCTATTTCGGGAGCGTGAGCTTGAAGGTGATGGAGCTGCGAGAGATTGAGGTGGAGGAGAGGTGCACGGCGTCGAGCGTCGACGTGGCGGTGGTGAGGGGGATTAAGTGCGTGGAGGAGCAGGAGAAGCTGAGGAAATTGAGAGAGAAGAAGGTAATGAAGCGGCTCTCGGTGGTGCAGGATTTAGCCGATGGGTTGATGGCACTGGCTGATATCAGAGACGGCGGCGGAGGAGTGCTGGCGTCGCCGCTCTTGCTATCCTCCGCTGGGATGCTCTCCGCGCTTATTAGTACTCATAAGAATTGGGTTTCTTGCTGA